One Peptostreptococcus equinus genomic window carries:
- a CDS encoding HAD-IIB family hydrolase — MGKKKYFFFDIDGTIAVGVPRIIPESTAKTLKKLKENGHFVSLATGRMHIMTTEFCEELGIENLVTDGGNGIVLDGKVEILPLEQDMVKKLINEFEEKDIPWAISLANERLWHTKDERFPNAMNKIIKLKGYMETKIVDNLNINDSDKIYKAFAYLPESEEYKINALKNSPYTRYGADYIIIEPDDKSKGIRKIMEKLNIKDEDVVVFGDNTNDIKMFRPEWTSIAMGNAHPKLKEIADFVTKDADDDGIEYACKHFGWI; from the coding sequence ATGGGTAAGAAAAAATATTTTTTCTTTGATATAGATGGAACGATAGCAGTTGGTGTACCTCGTATAATACCAGAATCAACTGCTAAAACCTTAAAAAAATTGAAAGAAAATGGTCATTTTGTAAGTTTAGCTACTGGCAGAATGCACATTATGACTACTGAATTCTGTGAAGAACTAGGAATAGAAAACTTAGTTACAGATGGAGGTAATGGTATAGTATTAGATGGAAAGGTTGAAATACTTCCATTGGAACAAGATATGGTAAAGAAACTTATTAACGAGTTTGAAGAAAAAGATATACCTTGGGCAATATCCTTAGCAAATGAAAGGCTTTGGCATACAAAGGACGAAAGATTCCCAAATGCAATGAACAAAATAATTAAATTAAAAGGCTATATGGAAACTAAAATAGTTGATAACTTAAATATTAATGATAGTGATAAAATTTATAAAGCTTTTGCTTATTTGCCTGAATCAGAAGAATACAAAATAAATGCATTGAAAAATTCGCCTTATACTAGATATGGAGCAGATTATATTATAATAGAGCCTGATGATAAGTCAAAAGGCATAAGAAAGATAATGGAAAAATTAAATATTAAAGATGAGGATGTAGTTGTATTTGGTGATAATACAAATGATATAAAAATGTTCAGGCCAGAGTGGACTAGTATAGCAATGGGTAACGCTCACCCAAAACTAAAAGAAATAGCAGATTTTGTTACTAAAGATGCTGATGATGATGGGATCGAGTATGCATGTAAACATTTTGGGTGGATATAG
- the asnA gene encoding aspartate--ammonia ligase has translation MVMIIPKDYKCELGVLETQKAIKELKDFFQTSLSEELNLIRVSSPLFVLPESGTNDNLNGIEKPVSFDVPFLNKKAEIVQSLAKWKRVAIKKYGIEVGQGIYADMNAIRKDEELDNVHSLYVDQWDWEYRINKSDRSNEKLEWIVKKIYKVFKKTDDFVVEKYPNLKPLLPEEIVFITSQELEDEWPNLTPKQREREIVKRHKAVFLTGIGKSLESGEKHDGRSPDYDDWNLNGDFLFYNPVLDDVIELSSMGIRVDEDVLEEQLILAGAEDRKALDYHRELLDGNLPYTIGGGIGQSRICMFFLRKAHIGEVQVGIWPKRMIEECKKASIHLL, from the coding sequence ATGGTAATGATAATTCCAAAAGATTATAAATGTGAACTTGGAGTTTTAGAGACTCAAAAGGCTATAAAGGAGCTTAAAGACTTTTTTCAAACGTCACTAAGTGAAGAACTTAATTTAATTAGAGTATCTTCACCTTTATTTGTACTTCCAGAATCGGGAACTAATGACAATTTAAATGGCATAGAAAAACCAGTTTCATTTGATGTCCCATTTTTAAATAAGAAGGCTGAAATAGTCCAGTCTTTAGCAAAATGGAAAAGAGTAGCTATCAAAAAATATGGAATAGAAGTTGGGCAAGGTATATATGCCGATATGAATGCTATTAGAAAAGATGAAGAATTGGATAATGTTCATTCACTTTATGTAGATCAGTGGGACTGGGAGTATAGAATAAATAAATCTGATAGAAGTAATGAAAAATTAGAGTGGATTGTAAAGAAGATTTATAAAGTGTTTAAGAAAACAGATGATTTTGTAGTTGAAAAATATCCTAATTTAAAGCCTTTACTACCAGAAGAAATAGTATTTATAACTAGTCAGGAACTAGAAGATGAATGGCCAAATCTTACTCCAAAGCAAAGAGAAAGAGAAATAGTTAAAAGACATAAAGCTGTATTTTTAACTGGTATTGGTAAATCTCTAGAATCTGGAGAAAAACATGACGGTCGTTCACCAGACTATGACGATTGGAATTTAAATGGAGATTTTTTATTTTATAATCCAGTACTTGATGATGTGATAGAACTTTCATCAATGGGTATTAGAGTCGATGAAGATGTATTGGAAGAACAGTTAATTCTTGCTGGAGCTGAAGATAGAAAGGCATTGGATTATCATAGAGAATTATTAGATGGCAATCTACCATATACAATAGGTGGAGGTATAGGTCAATCTAGAATATGTATGTTTTTCTTAAGGAAAGCACATATAGGAGAAGTACAAGTTGGAATCTGGCCAAAAAGAATGATAGAAGAATGCAAAAAAGCTAGTATTCACCTATTATAA
- a CDS encoding GAF domain-containing SpoIIE family protein phosphatase codes for MSYVKRMKSLVEITKIVTESDNFFEIKDIIVSNMLEAVQPTKACVNLFYDAKFNYAHLVCSSTLFYIPKIFPKNEEFGTKIDFDLYPEYIHEAVRKKENIIVEDVRKDPRAVVELSLAENEGYVGRAVFPFVINDKCVGFMTCYLMQDDVLDSDSIDFISQVASLMALSISITNKNKGIQDLITKLRNSITNINKASRRLYSSKDMFYYLKKMSAVLSETTDSLYSMINIYKISENGDIVGQKLSICQKYSRLDDLNSMMKPIIASHKMSEFMNNLNIEFINGEKINNCIYYKQFIDSDTMMIILCVGNKVYNYDDKSTISIMAKQMANSLQNFENESNVEKHKGIENGLTMLKRQQQLIMENVTIKRFNDKEIFYHVSPSNDVGGDFYHSKDVGEKIVFIVADVMGHGIVANYMVALIKGAFDILTHKTFSAQELLTKLNCRLFEEFDHMGAFATVLVGFIDKKNMKLEMANAGHYYPIILDKDKNIVEFDFDNREIPVGIMEDTVYTEYELNLADMSMMCIFTDGIIELKNEKDEEYGSERLKNFLKENVNLDKDQIINNIKKEIDMFSQDVESRDDILVTFIK; via the coding sequence ATGAGTTATGTTAAAAGAATGAAAAGCTTGGTAGAAATCACAAAAATTGTGACTGAATCTGATAACTTTTTTGAAATAAAAGACATAATAGTAAGTAATATGCTTGAAGCTGTACAACCTACAAAAGCATGTGTGAATTTGTTTTATGATGCTAAATTCAATTATGCCCATTTAGTCTGTTCGTCTACCTTATTCTATATACCTAAGATATTTCCTAAAAATGAGGAGTTTGGAACTAAGATAGATTTTGATTTGTACCCAGAGTATATTCATGAGGCAGTAAGAAAGAAAGAAAATATAATTGTAGAGGATGTAAGAAAAGATCCTAGAGCAGTAGTAGAATTGTCATTGGCTGAAAATGAAGGATATGTAGGAAGAGCTGTATTCCCATTTGTGATTAATGATAAGTGTGTAGGCTTTATGACTTGTTATCTGATGCAAGATGATGTATTAGATAGTGACTCTATAGACTTTATATCACAAGTTGCATCTCTAATGGCACTTTCAATTTCTATAACTAATAAAAATAAGGGTATACAAGACTTAATAACAAAACTTAGAAATTCAATAACTAATATAAATAAAGCATCAAGAAGATTGTATTCTTCAAAGGATATGTTTTACTATCTTAAGAAGATGTCGGCAGTTCTTTCAGAAACCACAGATAGTTTATATTCTATGATAAATATATATAAAATATCTGAGAATGGAGATATTGTTGGACAAAAGTTAAGCATATGCCAAAAATATAGTAGATTAGATGATTTAAATTCAATGATGAAGCCTATAATCGCATCTCACAAGATGTCTGAATTTATGAATAACTTAAATATTGAATTTATAAATGGAGAAAAAATAAATAATTGTATTTATTATAAACAATTTATTGATTCTGACACGATGATGATTATACTTTGTGTAGGCAACAAGGTCTACAATTATGATGATAAAAGCACTATATCTATAATGGCTAAACAAATGGCTAATAGTTTGCAGAATTTTGAAAATGAATCAAATGTTGAAAAACATAAGGGAATTGAAAATGGGCTTACAATGCTAAAAAGACAGCAACAGCTTATAATGGAGAATGTAACTATAAAAAGATTTAATGACAAGGAGATTTTCTATCATGTGTCACCATCAAATGATGTAGGTGGAGATTTTTATCATTCAAAAGATGTAGGTGAAAAAATTGTATTTATAGTTGCAGATGTAATGGGACATGGTATAGTTGCCAATTATATGGTTGCGTTGATAAAAGGTGCATTTGATATACTAACTCATAAGACTTTTTCAGCCCAAGAGTTGTTGACAAAACTTAATTGTAGATTATTTGAGGAATTTGATCATATGGGAGCGTTCGCTACTGTATTGGTTGGATTTATAGATAAAAAGAATATGAAGCTAGAAATGGCAAATGCAGGTCATTATTATCCTATAATACTTGATAAAGATAAAAATATTGTAGAGTTCGATTTTGACAATAGAGAAATACCTGTAGGAATAATGGAAGATACAGTATATACTGAATATGAATTAAATTTGGCAGATATGTCTATGATGTGTATATTTACTGATGGAATAATAGAATTAAAGAATGAAAAAGACGAGGAGTATGGTTCAGAGAGATTAAAAAATTTCTTAAAAGAAAATGTCAATCTTGATAAAGATCAGATAATAAATAATATAAAAAAAGAAATTGATATGTTTAGTCAAGATGTAGAAAGTAGAGATGATATATTGGTAACTTTCATAAAATAA
- a CDS encoding carboxylate--amine ligase, whose product MENMKIQPILCGGDLNCYSVARAFHEEYGVTSIAFGRYYLGATKNSKFIDFRVNEHITDESKFVDILMEEASKHPEDVKLILMGCTDEYAELIIDNREILSQKFITPYIDSELKNKLVEKESFYEVCEKYGLDYPKTYIYNKGDECRDFGFNYPIIVKASDSISFFQNPFEGMNKAYIAHSEEEFNKIITDVYSHGYEKSMIIQDLIPGEDDHMRVLTCYSDMNAKVKMMCLGHVLLEEHTPKGIGNHAAIITEYEEELMYKYKTFLEEINYVGFSNFDIKYDDRDGKFKVFEINLRQGRSNNYVTASGNNIAKYVVEDRVLNKEMDLKIQKDNFYWHVIPNSVVYDYVKDKELVKRCKELVANGKSGSGYGYSYDLKGNFKRSLYIFLFGLNQKKKFKRYCKKY is encoded by the coding sequence ATGGAAAATATGAAAATACAACCTATTTTATGTGGAGGAGACTTAAACTGTTATAGTGTGGCTAGAGCTTTTCATGAAGAGTATGGAGTAACTTCGATAGCCTTTGGTAGATATTATCTTGGAGCTACCAAAAATTCTAAATTTATTGATTTTAGAGTAAATGAGCATATAACAGATGAATCAAAATTTGTAGACATTTTAATGGAAGAAGCTAGTAAACATCCAGAAGATGTCAAATTAATATTAATGGGATGTACAGATGAGTATGCTGAATTAATTATAGATAATAGAGAAATTTTAAGCCAAAAGTTTATTACTCCATATATTGATTCAGAATTAAAAAATAAGTTGGTAGAAAAAGAATCATTTTATGAAGTTTGTGAAAAGTATGGATTAGATTATCCAAAAACTTATATCTACAATAAAGGAGATGAATGTAGAGATTTTGGTTTTAACTATCCAATTATCGTAAAGGCGTCAGATAGTATCTCTTTCTTTCAGAACCCTTTTGAAGGAATGAATAAGGCTTATATAGCTCATTCAGAAGAAGAATTTAATAAAATAATTACAGATGTTTATTCTCATGGATATGAAAAGTCAATGATTATACAGGATTTAATACCTGGCGAAGATGATCATATGAGAGTATTAACTTGCTATTCAGATATGAATGCTAAGGTTAAAATGATGTGTCTAGGACATGTTTTACTAGAAGAGCATACGCCAAAAGGTATAGGGAATCATGCTGCAATAATAACTGAATACGAAGAGGAGTTGATGTACAAGTATAAAACTTTTTTAGAAGAAATTAATTATGTAGGTTTTTCTAATTTTGATATTAAGTACGATGATAGAGATGGAAAATTTAAGGTATTTGAAATCAACCTAAGACAGGGAAGAAGTAATAACTATGTTACAGCATCCGGAAATAACATAGCAAAATATGTAGTAGAAGATAGAGTTTTAAATAAGGAAATGGATTTAAAAATACAAAAAGACAATTTTTACTGGCATGTTATACCTAATTCTGTTGTATATGACTATGTAAAAGACAAAGAATTGGTAAAGAGATGTAAGGAACTAGTTGCTAATGGTAAGAGTGGATCAGGATATGGTTATTCTTATGATTTGAAAGGAAATTTTAAAAGAAGTCTTTACATATTTTTATTTGGACTAAATCAAAAGAAGAAATTTAAGAGATATTGTAAAAAATATTAA
- a CDS encoding NAD(P)/FAD-dependent oxidoreductase produces MKRIIVVGGGPAGILAAYFASKEGNEVILLEKNDRLGKKLRITGKGRCNITNACDIEDFINNMCVNNSFMYSSFYSFTNDNALELFKKYGLDYKEERGKRIFPRSDKAIDFIKVLEDMLKDFKVKIKFNSSVKEIIIDSDKNIKAIKLKDKSTIQCDSLILATGGRSYPKTGSTGDGYEIAKKLGHSIIKPKPALIGLETKEKIEKNQIGLILKNISIDLYENDRKVYSDFGELEYREYGIDGPTIKSASCHIKNPKNCKIIVNLKPALSKEKLDKRIQRDFEKYSKSNFKEGLKGLLHRSMINTIVERTGINSEKPISQINKMERKKLIEAISSFTYNIDDFRKIDEAIVTSGGIDVKDIDPHTMESKKVNNLYFAGEIIDVHAYTGGFNLQIAYSTAYLAGTNASEE; encoded by the coding sequence ATGAAAAGAATAATAGTAGTAGGAGGCGGTCCTGCTGGAATATTGGCGGCTTATTTTGCTTCTAAAGAGGGCAATGAAGTAATTTTATTAGAAAAAAATGATAGATTGGGTAAAAAATTAAGAATTACTGGTAAAGGAAGGTGTAATATCACTAATGCATGTGATATAGAAGATTTTATTAATAACATGTGTGTAAATAATTCTTTTATGTATAGTTCATTTTATTCATTTACAAATGATAATGCATTAGAATTATTTAAAAAATATGGATTGGATTATAAAGAGGAAAGAGGTAAAAGAATTTTTCCAAGATCTGATAAAGCAATTGATTTTATAAAAGTATTAGAAGATATGTTAAAAGACTTTAAGGTTAAAATAAAATTCAACTCAAGTGTAAAGGAAATAATAATAGATAGTGATAAAAATATAAAAGCTATTAAATTAAAAGATAAATCTACTATCCAATGTGATTCATTAATACTAGCAACAGGTGGAAGATCATACCCTAAAACTGGTTCAACAGGAGATGGATATGAAATTGCAAAAAAGCTTGGTCATAGTATTATTAAACCAAAGCCAGCTTTGATAGGACTTGAAACAAAGGAAAAAATAGAAAAAAATCAGATTGGTTTAATTTTGAAAAATATAAGTATTGATTTATATGAAAATGATAGAAAAGTCTATTCGGATTTTGGAGAACTAGAATATAGGGAGTATGGAATAGATGGTCCCACTATAAAATCGGCATCATGTCATATTAAAAATCCAAAAAATTGTAAGATAATAGTAAATTTAAAACCAGCTCTTAGTAAAGAAAAATTGGACAAGAGGATACAAAGAGATTTTGAAAAATATTCAAAATCTAATTTTAAAGAAGGGTTAAAAGGTTTATTACATAGATCAATGATAAATACAATTGTTGAGAGAACAGGAATAAATTCAGAAAAGCCAATAAGCCAAATAAATAAAATGGAAAGAAAGAAATTAATTGAAGCTATAAGTTCATTTACATATAATATAGATGATTTCAGAAAAATTGATGAAGCTATCGTAACCTCAGGGGGAATAGATGTAAAAGACATTGATCCACATACAATGGAATCAAAAAAAGTAAACAATTTATATTTCGCAGGTGAAATAATAGATGTACATGCATATACAGGTGGTTTTAATCTTCAAATAGCATATTCTACAGCTTATCTAGCAGGAACAAATGCGAGTGAAGAATAA
- the nifJ gene encoding pyruvate:ferredoxin (flavodoxin) oxidoreductase, whose product MAKFLKTVDGNTAAAHVSYAFTDVAAIYPITPSSTMAEVVDEWASQGRKNIFGQVVKVVEMQSEGGAAGAFHGSLAGGALTSTYTASQGLLLMLPNMYKCAGELLPGVFHVSARALASQALSIFGDHQDVMAARMSGCCLLASGSVQEVADIAPVAHLAAIEGRLPFIHFFDGFRTSHEIQKVELMENEDYAKLLNFEAVQAFRDASLSPNHPVTRGTAQNPDIYFQAREASNKFYDNMIGIVEKYMNKMSELTGRKHELFDYYGAEDAKYVMVAMGSVTEAAEEVVDMLNAKGGKYGLINIHLYRPFSVKHFMDKMPKTVERIVVMDRTKEPGATGEPLYLEVKDMFYGTENAPVIIGGRYGLGSKDVTPTDLNAVFANLVSDKPKDRFVVGIVDDVTNHSLEIPEEIRIATPGTVRCKFWGLGSDGTVGANKQAIKIIGDNTDKYVQAYFDYDSKKSGGVTMSHLRFGDNRIKSSYLLDEADYIACHKQSYVYQYDVIKGLRKGGVFVLNTIWTPEELDANLPAKLKRYIARNDIQFYTLDAVNIAKEIGLGNRINMICQSAFFKLADIIPVEDAVKYLKDSIKKSYGKKGDKIVNMNYEAVEKGIDALVKIDVPASWADAADEKTVESKEPAFIRDILRPMNAVEGNSLPVSAFNGREDGHFPQGTAAYEKRCIAVDVPEWQIENCIQCNQCSLVCPHAAIRPFLLTEEEAKNAPENFNTKSAVGKGLEGLQYRIQVSAMDCTGCGNCADVCPAKTKALVMKPMEEQLEVQEENWYFATDFSKVSAKPNAMPATTIKGSQFRQPLLEFSGACAGCGETAYMKMVTQLFGPRMMVANATGCSSIWGASAPATPYTVNHEGKGPSWANSLFEDNAEYGYGMYLAVSQLRDRVKDLAKELLAVAPEADKEVINNYLDNMFNGDKTIETSEAFTKLVDKYASESKFIDVVPQLVDLKDYFVKRSNWILGGDGWAYDIGFGGLDHVLASGEDVNVLVFDTEVYSNTGGQSSKATPAAAMAKFAASGKRSKKKDLGMIAATYGNVYVAQVAIGADKNHFLKAVLEAEKHNGPSLIIAYAPCINHGIKKGMGKSVENEADAVKAGYWHLYRYNPELKAEGKNPFSLDSKEPTESFREFILGQNRYASIAKMFPEQSEELFAMAEQNAKERYEGYKKLAEK is encoded by the coding sequence ATGGCAAAATTTTTGAAAACTGTCGATGGTAATACTGCCGCTGCCCACGTATCATATGCGTTTACAGATGTAGCAGCAATATATCCAATCACTCCTTCATCAACAATGGCAGAAGTAGTTGATGAATGGGCTTCTCAAGGAAGAAAGAATATATTTGGACAGGTTGTTAAAGTAGTAGAAATGCAATCTGAAGGTGGTGCAGCAGGTGCATTCCACGGTTCATTAGCAGGTGGTGCATTAACTTCTACATACACTGCATCTCAGGGTCTATTACTAATGTTACCTAATATGTATAAGTGTGCTGGTGAATTATTACCAGGTGTATTCCACGTTTCAGCACGTGCTCTTGCATCTCAGGCACTTTCAATATTTGGTGATCATCAGGACGTTATGGCAGCTAGAATGTCTGGATGTTGTTTATTAGCATCTGGTTCAGTTCAGGAAGTTGCAGATATTGCTCCAGTAGCTCATTTAGCAGCAATCGAAGGTAGATTACCATTCATCCATTTCTTTGACGGATTCAGAACTTCTCATGAAATTCAGAAGGTTGAGTTAATGGAAAATGAAGACTACGCTAAGTTATTAAACTTTGAAGCTGTTCAGGCATTTAGAGATGCTTCGTTATCTCCAAATCATCCTGTAACTAGAGGTACAGCTCAGAATCCTGATATATACTTCCAGGCTAGAGAAGCTTCAAATAAATTCTATGATAATATGATAGGAATTGTAGAAAAATATATGAATAAAATGTCTGAATTAACAGGCAGAAAGCATGAACTATTTGATTACTATGGAGCAGAAGATGCTAAATATGTAATGGTAGCTATGGGATCAGTTACAGAAGCTGCTGAAGAAGTAGTAGATATGTTAAATGCTAAGGGTGGAAAATACGGTCTTATCAATATACATCTATACAGACCTTTCTCAGTTAAGCATTTTATGGATAAAATGCCTAAGACTGTCGAAAGAATTGTTGTTATGGATAGAACTAAGGAACCAGGAGCAACTGGAGAACCACTATATCTAGAAGTTAAAGATATGTTCTATGGAACTGAAAATGCTCCAGTTATAATTGGTGGTAGATATGGATTAGGATCAAAGGATGTTACACCAACTGACTTAAACGCAGTATTTGCTAACTTAGTATCTGATAAGCCAAAAGATAGATTTGTAGTTGGTATAGTTGATGATGTAACTAACCATTCATTAGAAATACCAGAAGAAATAAGAATAGCTACTCCAGGAACAGTAAGATGTAAGTTCTGGGGATTAGGATCAGATGGTACTGTTGGTGCTAATAAGCAGGCTATAAAGATTATAGGTGACAATACTGACAAGTATGTTCAGGCATATTTTGACTATGACTCTAAGAAGTCTGGTGGTGTTACAATGTCACACTTAAGATTTGGTGATAACAGAATCAAATCTAGCTACTTATTAGATGAAGCTGATTACATTGCATGTCACAAGCAATCATATGTATATCAGTATGATGTAATCAAGGGATTAAGAAAGGGTGGAGTATTCGTACTTAACACTATTTGGACTCCTGAAGAATTAGATGCTAACTTACCAGCTAAATTAAAGAGATATATAGCAAGAAATGATATTCAATTCTATACTTTAGATGCAGTTAATATAGCAAAGGAAATAGGATTAGGAAATAGAATAAATATGATTTGTCAGTCTGCATTCTTCAAACTAGCTGATATAATACCAGTAGAAGATGCTGTTAAATACTTAAAGGACTCAATTAAGAAGTCATACGGTAAGAAGGGTGACAAGATAGTTAATATGAACTATGAAGCAGTTGAAAAGGGTATAGATGCTTTAGTTAAGATAGATGTACCAGCTTCTTGGGCTGATGCTGCTGATGAAAAAACAGTTGAAAGTAAAGAACCAGCATTCATTAGAGATATATTGAGACCAATGAACGCTGTTGAAGGTAACTCATTACCAGTATCTGCATTTAATGGTCGTGAAGATGGACATTTCCCACAAGGAACTGCTGCTTACGAAAAGAGATGTATAGCTGTTGATGTTCCTGAATGGCAAATAGAAAACTGTATACAGTGTAACCAGTGTTCTCTAGTATGTCCTCATGCTGCTATAAGACCATTCTTATTAACAGAAGAAGAAGCTAAGAATGCTCCAGAAAACTTCAATACTAAGTCTGCCGTAGGTAAGGGATTAGAAGGATTACAGTATAGAATTCAGGTTTCAGCTATGGATTGTACAGGTTGTGGTAACTGTGCTGATGTTTGTCCAGCTAAGACTAAGGCTCTTGTTATGAAGCCAATGGAAGAACAGTTAGAAGTACAGGAAGAAAACTGGTACTTTGCAACTGACTTCTCTAAGGTATCTGCTAAGCCAAATGCTATGCCAGCTACAACTATTAAGGGATCACAGTTCAGACAGCCATTACTTGAATTCTCAGGTGCTTGTGCTGGATGTGGTGAAACTGCATACATGAAGATGGTTACTCAGTTATTTGGACCAAGAATGATGGTTGCTAATGCTACAGGTTGTTCATCAATTTGGGGAGCATCTGCGCCAGCAACTCCTTACACAGTTAACCATGAAGGTAAGGGTCCATCTTGGGCAAATTCATTATTCGAAGATAATGCTGAATACGGATATGGTATGTATCTAGCTGTATCTCAGTTAAGAGATAGAGTAAAAGATTTAGCTAAGGAATTACTAGCAGTAGCTCCAGAAGCTGATAAAGAAGTTATAAACAATTACTTAGATAATATGTTTAATGGAGATAAGACTATTGAAACAAGCGAAGCTTTTACAAAGTTAGTTGATAAATATGCTTCTGAATCTAAGTTTATAGATGTAGTTCCTCAGTTAGTTGACTTAAAAGACTACTTCGTCAAGAGATCAAACTGGATTCTTGGTGGAGACGGTTGGGCATATGATATCGGATTTGGTGGATTAGACCATGTTCTTGCATCAGGTGAAGATGTAAATGTATTGGTATTTGATACAGAAGTTTATTCAAATACAGGTGGTCAGTCTTCTAAGGCTACTCCTGCTGCTGCAATGGCTAAGTTTGCTGCATCAGGTAAGAGATCTAAGAAGAAAGATCTTGGTATGATAGCTGCTACTTACGGAAACGTATATGTTGCTCAGGTAGCTATTGGTGCTGATAAGAATCATTTCTTAAAGGCTGTTCTTGAAGCTGAAAAGCACAATGGACCATCATTAATCATAGCTTATGCTCCATGTATCAACCACGGAATTAAAAAGGGTATGGGTAAATCAGTTGAAAATGAAGCAGATGCAGTTAAGGCTGGATACTGGCATTTATACAGATATAACCCAGAATTAAAGGCAGAAGGAAAGAATCCATTCTCATTAGATTCTAAGGAACCAACTGAATCATTCAGAGAGTTTATCTTAGGACAGAATAGATACGCTTCAATTGCTAAGATGTTCCCAGAACAGAGTGAAGAATTATTTGCTATGGCTGAACAGAATGCAAAAGAAAGATATGAAGGATATAAAAAATTGGCAGAAAAATAG
- a CDS encoding aspartate/glutamate racemase family protein, whose product MKENKTVGVLGGLGPMATVYFYDMVVEMTEAKTDQEHVDMIIVNRASTPDRTAYILGDSNDNPLEFIIKDAQRLEKAGCDFLVLTCNTAHYFYEKINDSVDIHLYNMIEETVQRAINDGHEKIGIMATSGNIKTSLYQNMCKKKGIDFSIPDEENQKELMKIIYEDVKAGKPANMYKFNKIVDSLLKKGCDCVILGCTELSIIKKDKNLPDDFYVDSSKVLAELTIEKSGAKIK is encoded by the coding sequence ATGAAAGAAAATAAGACAGTAGGTGTTTTAGGTGGTTTAGGACCCATGGCTACAGTATATTTTTATGACATGGTTGTGGAGATGACTGAGGCAAAAACTGACCAAGAACATGTAGATATGATAATAGTTAATAGAGCTAGTACACCTGATAGAACGGCGTATATTTTAGGTGATTCAAATGATAATCCATTAGAATTTATAATAAAAGATGCTCAAAGATTGGAAAAAGCAGGTTGTGATTTTCTTGTGTTGACTTGCAATACTGCCCACTATTTTTACGAAAAGATAAATGATAGTGTAGATATTCACTTATATAATATGATTGAAGAAACGGTACAAAGAGCAATAAACGATGGACATGAGAAAATTGGTATTATGGCCACAAGTGGTAATATCAAAACTTCTTTATATCAAAATATGTGCAAGAAAAAAGGTATAGATTTTTCTATACCAGATGAAGAAAATCAAAAAGAATTGATGAAGATAATTTATGAAGATGTAAAGGCAGGAAAACCAGCCAATATGTATAAATTCAACAAAATAGTAGATAGTCTATTAAAAAAGGGATGCGATTGCGTGATATTGGGTTGCACTGAATTATCAATAATCAAGAAAGATAAAAATCTGCCAGATGATTTTTATGTAGATTCCTCAAAAGTATTGGCAGAACTTACAATTGAAAAATCTGGTGCGAAAATAAAATAA